In the genome of Lynx canadensis isolate LIC74 chromosome F1, mLynCan4.pri.v2, whole genome shotgun sequence, one region contains:
- the S100A14 gene encoding protein S100-A14: MGQCRSANAEDAQEFSDVERAIETLIKNFHQYSVEGGKETLTPSELRDLVSQQLPHLMPSNCGLEEKIANLGSCNDSKLEFGSFWELIGEAARSVKLESPVRGS, translated from the exons ATGGGGCAGTGTCGGTCAGCCAATGCTGAG GATGCCCAGGAATTCAGTGACGTGGAGAGGGCCATTGAGACCCTCATCAAGAACTTCCACCAGTACTCTGTGGAGGGTGGCAAGGAGACGCTGACCCCCTCCGAGCTACGGGACCTGGTCAGCCAGCAGCTGCCCCACCTCATGCCG AGCAATTGCGGCCTCGAAGAGAAAATCGCCAACTTGGGCAGCTGTAACGACTCTAAACTGGAGTTTGGGAGTTTCTGGGAGCTGATTGGAGAAGCAGCCAGGAGCGTGAAGCTGGAGAGCCCTGTCCGGGGGAGTTGA
- the S100A16 gene encoding protein S100-A16: MADCYTELEKAVVVLVENFYKYVSKHSLVKNKISKSSFRKMLQKELNHMLTDTGNRKAADKLIQNLDANHDGRISFDEYWTLIGGITGPIANLIRQQEQQSGS, encoded by the exons ATGGCAGACTGCTACACAGAGCTGGAGAAGGCCGTCGTGGTCCTGGTGGAAAACTTCTACAAATACGTGTCTAAACACAGTCTGGTCAAGAACAAGATCAGCAAAAGCAGCTTCCGGAAGATGCTTCAGAAAGAGCTTAACCATATGCTGACG gATACAGGTAACCGGAAGGCTGCTGACAAGCTCATCCAGAACCTGGACGCCAACCACGATGGGCGCATCAGCTTTGACGAGTACTGGACCTTGATAGGCGGCATCACGGGCCCCATCGCCAATCTTATCCGCCAGCAGGAGCAGCAGAGCGGCAGCTAG